From a single Bradyrhizobium sediminis genomic region:
- a CDS encoding GNAT family N-acetyltransferase, producing the protein MALHIAVEDPSQPEIIELLRHGEEHSAELYPAESNHHLPLDALRSTNVRFFVARNGSGRAVATGALVLYGPWAELKRMWVVPEARGQGVSKAVLAALEAKARSEQVAVMRLETGVESHAALGLYTRAGFRQRGPFGDYREDPLSIFMEKELSEHPG; encoded by the coding sequence ATGGCGCTGCACATTGCCGTTGAAGATCCATCCCAGCCTGAGATCATTGAACTCTTGCGGCACGGCGAAGAGCATTCGGCAGAGCTCTACCCGGCCGAAAGCAATCACCATCTTCCCCTCGACGCTTTGCGTTCGACGAATGTGCGGTTCTTTGTCGCTCGCAACGGTAGCGGGCGCGCGGTCGCGACCGGCGCGCTGGTGCTGTATGGCCCCTGGGCTGAGCTGAAGCGCATGTGGGTCGTGCCGGAGGCGCGGGGGCAGGGCGTTTCCAAAGCCGTACTGGCGGCGCTCGAGGCGAAGGCGCGGAGCGAGCAGGTGGCGGTCATGCGGCTCGAAACCGGTGTGGAGAGCCATGCCGCTCTTGGTCTCTACACGCGCGCAGGTTTCAGGCAGCGAGGTCCGTTCGGTGACTATCGAGAGGACCCGCTCAGTATATTCATGGAAAAGGAACTTTCCGAGCATCCAGGATGA
- a CDS encoding TetR/AcrR family transcriptional regulator: MTATPQRATYRHGNLKAEALKAATRLVAQSGHEALSLRQVADAVGVAHRSLYNHFTDREALLDAVATDAYTRLAAQLTKAQTPEDYTATYVRFALRNRAIYALMTSRPHATMKRNPPLQAAVHKVITEAMRIFCRDIETPAARRRAVMKVYITLYGGISLYVAGVLDQPSEKALIAELSAMNAGM; the protein is encoded by the coding sequence ATGACAGCAACACCGCAACGGGCCACCTATCGCCACGGCAACCTGAAAGCCGAGGCCCTGAAGGCAGCGACCCGCCTGGTGGCGCAAAGTGGCCATGAGGCGTTGAGCCTGCGCCAGGTCGCCGACGCCGTCGGCGTCGCGCACCGCTCGCTCTACAATCATTTCACGGATCGGGAAGCGCTGCTGGACGCGGTCGCCACCGACGCCTATACGCGGCTCGCCGCGCAATTGACGAAAGCGCAGACGCCGGAAGATTACACCGCGACCTATGTGCGTTTCGCGCTCAGGAACCGCGCGATCTATGCGCTGATGACCAGTCGGCCACATGCCACCATGAAGCGCAATCCTCCCTTGCAGGCCGCGGTCCACAAGGTCATCACCGAGGCGATGCGGATCTTCTGCCGGGACATCGAGACGCCGGCGGCGCGCCGCCGCGCGGTCATGAAGGTCTACATCACGCTGTACGGCGGCATTTCGCTGTATGTCGCCGGCGTGCTCGACCAGCCCAGCGAGAAGGCGCTGATCGCGGAACTGTCGGCGATGAACGCGGGGATGTGA
- a CDS encoding crotonase/enoyl-CoA hydratase family protein yields the protein MTDLVTYSRVGAASTIVMDDGKANVMSLAMLNALHAAFDRAERDKAVVILKARGKHFSGGFDLNVFTNGSAEGQYLMVRAGAELALRILSFPTPVVAACQGNAFPMGAFLIMSSDHRIAAEGNYRIGMNEVAIGLTVPRFAIEIARQRLTPAYFNRVVVTAEMFAPREAVTAGFFDRVVPADALERSADEAAAALSTLDMAAHAATKARARGAVIKMIRAMIDEDITPQYGEDRVARREPA from the coding sequence ATGACCGATCTCGTAACCTATTCCCGCGTCGGCGCCGCCAGCACCATTGTGATGGACGACGGCAAGGCCAATGTGATGTCGCTGGCCATGCTGAACGCGCTGCACGCCGCGTTCGACCGGGCGGAAAGGGACAAGGCGGTCGTGATCCTGAAAGCGCGCGGTAAGCATTTTTCCGGCGGGTTCGATCTCAACGTGTTCACCAACGGCAGCGCAGAGGGGCAGTATCTGATGGTGAGGGCGGGGGCCGAACTGGCGCTGCGCATCCTGTCGTTTCCGACCCCGGTGGTGGCCGCCTGCCAGGGCAATGCCTTTCCGATGGGCGCGTTCCTGATCATGTCCAGCGATCACCGGATCGCCGCCGAGGGCAATTACCGGATCGGCATGAACGAGGTCGCGATCGGGCTGACCGTGCCGCGATTCGCGATCGAGATCGCGCGGCAGCGGTTGACCCCGGCCTATTTCAACCGGGTGGTGGTGACGGCCGAAATGTTCGCACCCCGGGAGGCCGTCACCGCAGGATTCTTCGACCGCGTGGTTCCCGCCGATGCACTGGAGCGCAGCGCCGACGAGGCCGCAGCCGCGCTGAGCACGCTCGACATGGCGGCCCATGCCGCCACCAAGGCGCGGGCGCGGGGCGCGGTCATCAAAATGATCCGCGCCATGATCGACGAGGACATCACCCCGCAATATGGCGAGGACCGGGTGGCCCGCCGTGAGCCGGCCTGA